The stretch of DNA GCCGCCGCAAGGCTCGCCTCCAGGAAGGCGACGAGCTTGTCACCCGGGGCCAGCGCCATCCACACGTCGTCCGCGTAGACGTCTTTCATGTGGTTCGCGATCTGGTAGCAGTGGGTGAGCTTCCGGCGCTCGACCGACCGGCCCGCGAGCGCGAGGTAGATCGCCTCTTCCGTCGACTGCGTGTGCGAGGGGTGCCCGCGCTCGTGGTGGTGCATGTGCGCGTACTCGTGGAGAGCGAGTTCGCGGGCCATCGCGGAAGTGGCGGCCTGCCGCGAGATCGTCAGCCGGTGCCCGTCGTCGTCGTGGCTGACGCGGGTCCGCTCGTCGGGGTCCGCCCGTATCCGGACCTCGACGGGGCGGTCGAGGTCGTACTCCGTCTCGAAGACGTCCCGTGCGCCGAGAAACGGTTCCGCCGGCCCCGGACCGTCGACACCAACGTCCATGTGTGTCCGTACCACGCGGTTGGCGCGTAATACTCTTGTGCCGGTCACTGCAGCGTCACGTACGCCAGGAAGGTGATGGCGAGGAACTGCAGCGTCCGCATCACCAGCACCACCTGTCCGACCAGCGGGTCCGCGGCGTACAGCATCGTCATACTGTCGAAGAAGAAGTACACCGCGACCAGGTTCTCGAGCAGGAGGACGGCG from Haloarcula litorea encodes:
- a CDS encoding DUF5781 family protein, whose product is MDVGVDGPGPAEPFLGARDVFETEYDLDRPVEVRIRADPDERTRVSHDDDGHRLTISRQAATSAMARELALHEYAHMHHHERGHPSHTQSTEEAIYLALAGRSVERRKLTHCYQIANHMKDVYADDVWMALAPGDKLVAFLEASLAAAVADHPTETPGWERLTPASDPDITAVNAAFALALCERHDLVTPDHRLYDLAHVAAHDAADVDLAEFKRHFESLAPDPDESEFRKALVDVTRAYASGGRSSAAD